Proteins encoded by one window of Centroberyx gerrardi isolate f3 chromosome 21, fCenGer3.hap1.cur.20231027, whole genome shotgun sequence:
- the LOC139918858 gene encoding frizzled-7-A-like — MAVGRTWRCVWITGCALAVALLFQPCASQYHGEKGISIPEHGFCQPISIPLCTDIAYNQTIMPNLLGHTNQEDAGLEVHQFYPLVKVQCSMDLKFFLCSMYAPVCTVLEQAIPPCRSLCERARQGCEALMNKFGFQWPERLRCENFPVHGAGEICVGQNTSDSDIPTSDPTPNLPELMTLPPFIGRPAQPFSCPLQLQVPTYLNYHFLGVKDCGAPCEVSKPNGLMYFREEELKFGKLWVGIWSILCCVSTLFTVLTYLVDMRRFRYPERPIIFLSGCYFMVAVAYTAGFLLEDKVVCIDKFKEDGYKTVAQGTKKEGCTILFMILYFFGMASSIWWVILSLTWFLSAGMKWGHEAIEANSQYFHLAAWAVPAVKTITILAMGQVDGDLLTGVCYVGIYNVDALRGFVLAPLFVYLFIGTSFLLAGFVSLFRIRTIMKHDGTKTEKLEKLMVRIGVFSVLYTVPATIVIACYFYEQAFREQWERTWHMQTCKRFAVPCPAGNFAPMTPDFTVFMIKYLMTMIVGITSGFWIWSGKTLQSWRRFYKRLSNNNQGETTV, encoded by the coding sequence ATGGCGGTAGGCAGAACCTGGCGGTGCGTTTGGATAACGGGCTGCGCGCTGGCGGTTGCGCTCCTCTTCCAGCCGTGCGCCAGCCAGTACCACGGCGAGAAGGGCATTTCCATACCGGAGCACGGCTTTTGTCAGCCCATCTCCATCCCCCTGTGCACGGACATCGCCTACAACCAGACCATCATGCCGAACCTGCTGGGGCACACGAACCAGGAGGACGCGGGGCTGGAGGTGCACCAGTTTTACCCGCTGGTGAAGGTCCAGTGCTCCATGGACCTGAAGTTCTTCCTGTGCTCCATGTACGCGCCGGTTTGCACGGTGCTGGAGCAGGCCATACCGCCGTGCCGGTCGCTGTGTGAGAGGGCAAGGCAGGGCTGTGAGGCGCTCATGAATAAATTTGGCTTCCAGTGGCCCGAGAGGCTGCGCTGTGAGAACTTCCCCGTCCACGGGGCAGGAGAGATCTGCGTGGGTCAGAACACGTCCGACTCCGACATCCCCACCTCGGACCCGACCCCCAACCTGCCCGAGCTCATGACCTTGCCGCCCTTCATCGGGCGCCCGGCCCAGCCCTTCTCCTGCCCCCTACAGCTCCAGGTCCCCACCTACCTCAACTACCACTTCTTGGGCGTGAAGGACTGCGGCGCTCCCTGCGAGGTCTCCAAGCCCAACGGACTAATGTATTTCCGCGAGGAGGAGCTGAAATTTGGCAAGCTCTGGGTCGGTATCTGGTCCATCCTGTGCTGCGTGAGCACCCTGTTCACGGTGCTCACGTACCTGGTGGACATGAGGCGGTTCCGGTACCCAGAGAGACCCATCATCTTCCTGTCCGGCTGTTACTTCATGGTGGCCGTGGCCTACACCGCCGGCTTCCTGCTGGAGGACAAAGTGGTGTGTATCGATAAGTTCAAGGAGGACGGCTACAAGACGGTGGCCCAGGGCACCAAGAAAGAAGGCTGCACCATCCTGTTCATGATCCTCTACTTCTTCGGCATGGCCAGCTCCATCTGGTGGGTCATCCTGTCGCTCACCTGGTTCCTGTCCGCCGGGATGAAATGGGGCCACGAGGCCATCGAGGCCAACTCCCAGTACTTCCACCTCGCGGCCTGGGCCGTGCCGGCGGTCAAGACCATCACCATCCTGGCCATGGGGCAGGTGGACGGCGACCTGCTCACCGGCGTGTGCTACGTGGGCATCTACAACGTCGACGCCCTGCGCGGCTTCGTGCTGGCGCCGCTGTTCGTCTACCTCTTCATCGGCACCTCCTTCCTGCTGGCGGGCTTCGTGTCGCTGTTCCGCATCCGCACCATCATGAAGCACGACGGCACCAAGACGGAGAAGCTGGAGAAGCTGATGGTGCGGATCGGCGTGTTCAGCGTGCTGTACACGGTGCCGGCCACCATCGTCATCGCCTGCTACTTCTACGAGCAGGCCTTCCGCGAGCAGTGGGAGCGGACGTGGCACATGCAGACGTGCAAGCGCTTCGCCGTGCCGTGCCCCGCCGGCAACTTCGCGCCGATGACGCCGGACTTCACCGTGTTCATGATCAAGTACCTGATGACCATGATCGTGGGCATCACGTCCGGCTTCTGGATCTGGTCGGGGAAGACGCTGCAGTCGTGGCGCAGGTTCTACAAGAGACTGAGCAACAACAACCAGGGGGAAACGACGGTGTAG